In Pseudomonas sp. Q1-7, the genomic window AGGGCGTTCATGCCGACGCTGGAACCGTTGAGGAAGAAGCCCACCAGCCAGGCGATGGCGCACAGCAGGGCGAAGTCCGAGGTGGCGTGACCGATGGCGAAGATCACCGCGCCGCCCAGCAGGAAGGCCAACATGATCACTCGCTGCTTGTTCCAACGGTCCATGGCCCAGCCCACGCTGAGTGCGCCCACCGGCCCGCCGATCTGGAACATGGAGGTGATGATGGCGGCGTCCGCCACGCTGTAGCCGCCGCCTTCCTTCACCAGGGTCGGCAGCCAGCTGCTGAACAGGTAGACCAGGAACAGCGAGAGGAAGTAGCCACCCCAGAGCATCAGGGTACCGAAGCGGTAGCGCGGCGACAGCACGATGCCGATGGCGCCGCGCTGCCCCGTTGCCACGCTGGGCAGGCTGAAGCGGCTGTCGGGGCCGGCCACGCCGGGAGCCAGGCGCTCGACGATACGGCGAATGCGTGCGGCCGGGGCGTTGCGCGCCACCAGGAAGCTCACCGACTCCGGCAGGCCGAACAGCAACACCGGCGCCACCAGCAGCGGCAGCACGCCCCCCAGCACCAGCACGCTGTGCCAGCCGAAGGCCGGGATCATCCAGGCGGACAGGAAGCCACCGCCCGCCGCTCCCAGGGAGAAACCACAGAAAGCCACGGTGATGAGGAAGGACCGGCTGCGCTCCGGCGCGTACTCCGACACCAGGGTGCTGGCGTTGGGCATGGCCGCGCCCAGGCCGAGACCGGTGAGGAAGCGTAGCGCGACCATCATCTCG contains:
- a CDS encoding MFS transporter gives rise to the protein MREVQDVNSTQNIDVRELINSRPLGGYQKWVVFLGFLIIALDGFDVAIMGFIAPQLKMDWGLAPMALGPVLSAALIGLAVGALVAGPLADRYGRKVVLVTSVFFFGLWTLATAFSTSVEMMVALRFLTGLGLGAAMPNASTLVSEYAPERSRSFLITVAFCGFSLGAAGGGFLSAWMIPAFGWHSVLVLGGVLPLLVAPVLLFGLPESVSFLVARNAPAARIRRIVERLAPGVAGPDSRFSLPSVATGQRGAIGIVLSPRYRFGTLMLWGGYFLSLFLVYLFSSWLPTLVKEGGGYSVADAAIITSMFQIGGPVGALSVGWAMDRWNKQRVIMLAFLLGGAVIFAIGHATSDFALLCAIAWLVGFFLNGSSVGMNALAACFYPTEARATGASWMSGIGRFGAILSAFAGGQMLALGWSLPQVFTALVIPAGLAALAVHAQGRRAERVSRAQALGLEPS